A window of Nitrospinota bacterium contains these coding sequences:
- a CDS encoding DUF4340 domain-containing protein — MTYFKKTFIWIIVLVAIGGYTMLDFKSTKIAEQKKEEQTRLLPFTADQVLALTIKKESGTIELERWEKGWKIVSPLNAMAKNETVEKFIHEVTESRNDSEYVMDPNPTPERLTEFGLAVPSITLTLKVGKELKEHTILFGARAPMMGIAYAQLEGLKPVYRVNADCRAEADKDAYYFRDKSVLKLNPVMVDQVAVNWEGSPMLFKLSESGMWRIEKPVNARMDQKKLFDFMGAFANSEVKEFISEKKEKLAAYGLDKPSAVIKFWISGDSNPTVQIDIGKRSPEKRGYFCAMSDRDAIFILEEKAVNSIPRSADEMRSKQLFFFEGEKLKRIELRSAAKSVVLVKDPENEWRKGDVLGAKVDFAMVNDFIEETKKFEIKEFVSGDLRDVRQYGLEPAGIQAQMWLEDSAAPITLNLGKATPAGYVYAFSTAEKSILTLEERAKRVLETFLKDL; from the coding sequence ATGACGTACTTTAAAAAGACTTTTATCTGGATTATCGTCCTTGTGGCGATTGGCGGCTATACGATGCTTGACTTCAAGTCCACCAAGATCGCCGAACAGAAGAAAGAAGAGCAGACCCGTCTCCTTCCTTTTACCGCGGATCAGGTTCTCGCCCTTACGATAAAGAAGGAATCGGGCACCATAGAGCTTGAGAGGTGGGAGAAGGGATGGAAGATTGTTTCTCCCTTAAACGCCATGGCTAAAAATGAGACGGTCGAGAAGTTCATCCATGAAGTGACCGAATCCCGGAACGACTCGGAATATGTTATGGATCCGAATCCCACACCCGAACGGCTGACCGAATTCGGGCTGGCCGTCCCTTCCATTACTCTCACTCTCAAAGTGGGGAAGGAATTGAAAGAACATACCATCCTTTTTGGCGCCAGGGCGCCCATGATGGGCATTGCATATGCCCAGTTGGAAGGACTCAAGCCGGTATACCGGGTTAACGCCGATTGCCGCGCCGAGGCCGACAAGGACGCGTATTATTTCCGCGACAAATCCGTGTTGAAGCTCAACCCCGTCATGGTTGACCAAGTGGCGGTTAACTGGGAAGGTTCGCCGATGCTTTTCAAACTTTCCGAATCCGGTATGTGGAGGATTGAGAAACCGGTTAACGCCCGCATGGATCAGAAAAAACTTTTCGACTTTATGGGGGCTTTTGCGAACAGCGAGGTGAAGGAGTTCATCTCGGAAAAGAAGGAAAAACTCGCCGCATATGGGCTCGACAAGCCATCGGCGGTGATCAAGTTTTGGATCAGCGGTGATTCAAACCCCACCGTACAGATCGACATCGGGAAACGGAGTCCGGAAAAACGCGGATATTTTTGCGCCATGTCGGATCGGGATGCCATTTTCATATTGGAGGAGAAAGCCGTGAACTCCATCCCACGCTCCGCGGATGAGATGAGGAGCAAGCAGCTTTTCTTCTTCGAGGGCGAAAAGCTTAAGCGGATCGAACTGCGCAGCGCCGCAAAGTCGGTTGTGTTGGTGAAGGACCCCGAAAATGAATGGAGAAAAGGGGACGTGCTGGGGGCGAAAGTGGACTTTGCCATGGTTAACGACTTCATCGAGGAAACGAAGAAGTTCGAAATAAAGGAGTTTGTCTCGGGCGACTTGCGTGATGTGCGCCAATACGGCCTCGAACCGGCTGGCATCCAGGCGCAGATGTGGCTAGAGGATAGTGCGGCCCCGATAACACTCAACCTGGGCAAAGCC
- a CDS encoding GldG family protein, producing the protein MYRIAVPAILAFAFIIGGAAIYAISGAMTLTAAALLWIGLMLGLFLLYVRFEEIKKLLLRKSAKYGANMMIMVAVFFVIVIFAGFLGEAHKKRLDLTRTGRYTLSAQSIKIASTLTTPVKVVAFYRGESGTVHAKQRQTARDLLEEYANVSPNFTFTFIDPDQNPGLASKYGVSEYRIMLLMSGTKQIKIANEREETITNGIIKLLQSKQKTIYFVKGHGEKEPGSSGKAGYNAATTALANQNFALQELVLAQVKEVPANASVVIIASPERDMAAEELQKLDAYYKQGGAIFAEIDPGHPPAFRRWLETYGFKISDDVIIDQQSQLYGANNLTPVVYAYHKKHPLTQEFKLMSFFPIAETVFIDEDPKQGRYQLALTGPNSWGETSKKQLESGDVSYDEGSDKRGPLPIMAVTTIPVKGGEDAEGGKREKYGKIILVGDSDFANNTNFNLGGNGDLFMNTISWLAEEADLVAVRARKKDVTPVVLTASQGRAIFWLPVVMIPSTILLVGVGIYSKRRWFR; encoded by the coding sequence ATGTATCGTATAGCAGTTCCCGCCATACTGGCGTTTGCATTTATTATCGGCGGCGCGGCCATTTACGCCATTTCGGGCGCCATGACACTTACCGCCGCCGCATTGCTCTGGATAGGGCTTATGTTGGGCCTCTTTCTCCTGTACGTTCGGTTTGAGGAGATCAAGAAGCTTTTATTGAGAAAGAGCGCAAAGTACGGGGCAAACATGATGATCATGGTTGCGGTGTTCTTTGTAATCGTCATCTTCGCGGGTTTTTTGGGGGAAGCCCACAAAAAGCGCCTCGATCTGACGCGAACCGGCAGGTACACGCTTTCCGCCCAGTCTATAAAAATCGCTTCCACCCTGACCACGCCGGTTAAGGTGGTGGCCTTCTACCGCGGCGAATCCGGCACGGTGCATGCCAAGCAGCGTCAGACCGCGAGGGATTTGCTGGAGGAATACGCCAACGTTTCGCCGAACTTTACGTTCACGTTCATAGATCCCGATCAGAACCCCGGCTTGGCAAGCAAGTACGGCGTTTCGGAATACCGGATCATGCTGCTGATGTCGGGCACCAAGCAAATCAAAATCGCCAATGAGCGCGAGGAGACCATCACCAACGGCATCATCAAGCTGCTGCAAAGCAAGCAAAAGACCATCTACTTCGTCAAAGGGCACGGAGAAAAAGAGCCGGGCTCATCCGGCAAGGCGGGATACAACGCCGCCACGACCGCTCTGGCGAACCAGAACTTCGCCTTGCAGGAACTGGTGCTCGCCCAGGTCAAAGAAGTACCGGCGAATGCATCCGTTGTGATTATTGCCAGCCCCGAACGCGATATGGCGGCCGAGGAGCTTCAAAAGCTTGACGCCTACTACAAGCAGGGGGGCGCCATTTTCGCCGAGATCGATCCCGGCCATCCCCCGGCTTTCAGAAGGTGGCTGGAAACGTACGGCTTCAAAATAAGCGATGACGTCATCATTGACCAGCAGAGCCAGTTGTACGGCGCGAACAACCTCACCCCGGTTGTTTACGCCTACCACAAGAAGCACCCGCTTACGCAGGAATTCAAACTGATGTCGTTTTTCCCCATCGCGGAAACTGTTTTTATAGACGAAGATCCGAAGCAGGGCCGCTACCAGTTGGCTCTGACCGGCCCCAACAGTTGGGGTGAGACCAGCAAGAAGCAGCTTGAAAGCGGCGATGTGAGCTACGACGAGGGGAGCGATAAACGCGGCCCCCTTCCCATCATGGCGGTAACGACCATTCCCGTTAAGGGGGGCGAAGACGCCGAAGGGGGCAAGAGGGAGAAGTACGGGAAGATCATTCTCGTTGGGGATTCCGACTTTGCCAACAACACCAATTTCAACCTTGGCGGCAACGGCGACCTTTTCATGAATACCATAAGTTGGCTTGCCGAAGAGGCCGATCTGGTGGCCGTGCGGGCGCGTAAAAAGGATGTGACGCCGGTGGTGCTGACGGCATCGCAGGGAAGGGCGATTTTCTGGCTCCCCGTGGTCATGATTCCCTCCACCATACTTCTTGTTGGCGTGGGTATCTACAGCAAGCGGAGATGGTTCAGGTGA
- a CDS encoding ABC transporter permease subunit, whose protein sequence is MRNFFFILTKEIRSYFYSPVAFVVITIFSALIGYYFYNIFAGFSTISFQAQTDPMVAAQYGVLNVTEFVIRPFFGVVSIVMLIMLPMLTMRSFSEEKKTGTIELLLTYPVKDIELVLGKFAGCMGIFAIMLSLSFPCLLLVAFFGDPEWGVILSGYSGLLCMGGAFISLGLFMSSLTENQVIAAVLSFASLMVLYMIGSSAGFVGEKMGIILEYISLHSHFDTFARGVLDTSDITYYLLFAVFFLFLSMHSLESKRWRA, encoded by the coding sequence GTGAGGAATTTCTTTTTCATCCTGACAAAGGAAATACGGTCGTACTTTTATTCGCCCGTGGCGTTCGTGGTGATTACCATATTTTCCGCGCTGATCGGCTACTACTTTTACAATATCTTCGCCGGATTCAGCACCATCAGCTTCCAGGCCCAGACCGACCCGATGGTCGCCGCCCAATACGGCGTGCTGAACGTAACGGAATTCGTGATCCGGCCGTTTTTTGGCGTGGTGAGCATCGTAATGCTCATCATGCTTCCCATGCTCACCATGCGGTCGTTTTCCGAGGAGAAAAAGACCGGCACCATCGAGCTGCTTCTTACCTATCCGGTGAAGGATATTGAATTGGTGCTGGGGAAATTCGCGGGTTGCATGGGGATATTCGCCATTATGCTCTCCCTGTCGTTTCCGTGCCTGCTGCTCGTCGCGTTTTTCGGCGATCCCGAATGGGGCGTCATCCTCTCCGGCTACAGCGGACTGTTGTGTATGGGCGGGGCGTTCATTTCGCTCGGCTTATTCATGTCGTCCCTCACGGAGAACCAGGTCATCGCGGCGGTTCTTTCTTTCGCCTCTCTTATGGTTCTCTACATGATCGGGTCTTCGGCCGGATTTGTCGGCGAAAAGATGGGTATAATCCTGGAGTACATTTCGCTTCATTCGCACTTCGACACTTTTGCGAGAGGTGTGCTGGATACGTCGGATATCACCTACTATCTTCTCTTCGCGGTGTTCTTCTTGTTTCTCAGCATGCATTCGCTTGAATCGAAAAGATGGAGGGCATAG
- a CDS encoding ATP-binding cassette domain-containing protein, whose product MIEVKDLTKIYGGNARGITDISFNVNKGEILGFLGPNGAGKTTTMRILTCFMPATSGTVKVAGFDVFEESLQVRSRIGYLPETVPLYTDMQVPVYLRFVAGLKGVPWKQIKSRVAEVMEQVALTHMAHKFIGELSKGYRQRVGLAQALINDPEVLILDEPTIGLDPKQIIEIRSLIKGLAGARTIILSSHILPEVSMLCQRVVIIDEGKVKAVDTPENLTAQLTKSNRVVARIGGRQADVQEGLRKIRGVKRVDCLSPAETGVATSKYTIEFEMDSQSSNLVARLAGERQWELYELTPMKMSLEDIFIRIVTEEEAKQ is encoded by the coding sequence ATGATAGAAGTTAAAGACCTTACAAAAATTTATGGCGGCAATGCCAGGGGGATCACGGACATTTCCTTTAATGTCAACAAGGGTGAGATCCTTGGATTTCTGGGGCCGAACGGCGCGGGGAAGACGACCACGATGAGAATTCTCACCTGCTTCATGCCCGCCACAAGCGGCACCGTGAAGGTGGCCGGATTCGATGTGTTCGAAGAATCCCTTCAGGTGCGAAGCAGGATCGGGTATCTTCCCGAAACGGTTCCGCTTTACACCGACATGCAGGTGCCGGTCTACCTCCGTTTCGTGGCCGGCCTTAAAGGCGTGCCGTGGAAACAGATAAAAAGCCGGGTTGCCGAAGTGATGGAGCAGGTTGCCCTTACGCACATGGCCCACAAGTTCATCGGCGAACTTTCCAAAGGGTACCGCCAAAGGGTTGGCCTTGCCCAAGCGCTGATAAACGATCCCGAAGTGTTAATCCTCGACGAGCCGACGATCGGCCTCGACCCCAAGCAGATCATAGAAATACGCTCGTTGATAAAAGGGCTGGCGGGAGCGCGGACCATCATATTAAGCAGCCACATTCTTCCCGAGGTAAGTATGCTCTGCCAGCGGGTTGTCATCATCGACGAGGGAAAAGTGAAGGCGGTTGACACCCCGGAAAACCTCACCGCGCAGCTTACCAAAAGCAACCGCGTGGTGGCGCGCATCGGCGGCAGGCAGGCCGATGTGCAGGAAGGGCTTCGGAAGATACGGGGCGTCAAGAGGGTGGATTGCCTCAGCCCCGCCGAGACCGGCGTGGCAACCAGCAAATACACGATAGAGTTCGAGATGGATAGCCAGTCTTCCAACCTCGTGGCCCGGCTCGCCGGCGAGCGTCAGTGGGAACTGTATGAGTTGACGCCGATGAAGATGAGCCTGGAGGACATATTTATCCGTATCGTGACCGAGGAGGAGGCAAAACAGTGA
- a CDS encoding c-type cytochrome has protein sequence MTLKRLATPFILGMFSLTFGFGLVAITTDAHAARAKVSAAELDAAKKAGDLSEEQAEKLRDQYGKEADEYNIEADDAKITKKASGTSTYGVAGFDYLTGVGKVADNPDNINEKTFGIKKANKSPLEDLMKARYKNKWTGQYNDTQSGLGEKSGVTEAWFRKHESGSKLGGDYNEWVNQWNNLTRPGHDKDKGFVTQVAGADPDQGAHWFSFYCVHCHGWTGKGDGPTASKLDPRPRNLTNGKYADNISNIDLFGVIKGGGEFRNLSTSMPPWGNVVQDQDIWNLVAFIRSLSPTYKADKDDITAANADKSAEFKEMNEMLEDAGFMAGRGSTNQLAYGTQRGGFSSIGGGRLASKKVGVSVQKTSGAGTGQMGDWAEDK, from the coding sequence ATGACGCTTAAACGACTTGCAACGCCATTCATACTTGGCATGTTTTCCTTGACCTTCGGTTTCGGCTTGGTGGCGATCACCACCGACGCTCATGCGGCACGTGCGAAGGTTTCCGCCGCCGAACTGGATGCGGCCAAGAAGGCCGGCGACCTTTCAGAAGAACAGGCTGAAAAGCTCCGCGATCAATATGGTAAAGAAGCCGACGAATATAACATTGAAGCTGATGATGCGAAGATCACCAAAAAGGCTTCCGGTACCTCCACCTACGGCGTTGCGGGATTCGACTACCTGACCGGCGTTGGTAAGGTAGCTGACAACCCCGACAACATCAATGAAAAGACCTTTGGTATCAAGAAAGCGAACAAGTCGCCGCTTGAAGACCTGATGAAGGCCCGCTATAAGAACAAATGGACCGGCCAGTACAACGATACCCAATCCGGGTTGGGCGAGAAGTCCGGCGTTACCGAAGCATGGTTCCGCAAACATGAGAGCGGTTCGAAGCTCGGCGGCGACTACAACGAGTGGGTTAACCAGTGGAATAACCTCACCCGCCCGGGTCACGATAAGGACAAAGGGTTCGTCACTCAGGTTGCGGGTGCCGACCCGGATCAGGGCGCTCACTGGTTCTCGTTCTACTGCGTGCATTGCCACGGCTGGACCGGCAAAGGCGATGGCCCGACCGCTTCCAAGCTTGATCCCCGCCCGCGCAATCTGACCAACGGCAAGTACGCCGACAACATCAGCAACATCGATCTTTTCGGCGTCATTAAAGGTGGCGGCGAATTCCGCAACCTCTCCACCTCCATGCCTCCCTGGGGTAACGTCGTTCAGGACCAGGACATCTGGAACTTGGTTGCGTTCATTCGCTCCCTCTCCCCGACCTACAAGGCGGATAAGGACGATATTACCGCCGCCAATGCTGATAAGAGCGCGGAGTTCAAGGAAATGAACGAAATGCTTGAAGACGCGGGCTTTATGGCTGGCCGCGGCAGCACCAACCAGCTTGCGTACGGCACCCAGCGGGGTGGATTCAGCTCGATCGGTGGCGGCCGCTTGGCTTCCAAGAAGGTCGGCGTTTCCGTACAGAAGACCTCCGGCGCTGGCACCGGCCAGATGGGCGACTGGGCCGAAGACAAATAA